The Candidatus Koribacter versatilis Ellin345 genome has a segment encoding these proteins:
- a CDS encoding VWA domain-containing protein, translating into MSHRCLVWFSSLLVIPFAYSQTAAPNASPAPTFESKVRAVLVDVVVIGGKGEPVLGLHKQDFRVTEDGKPQTISSFEEHTGVPPTEVKLPPMPPGVFTNFPALLKADTVNVLLVDALNTQTQDQSFSRSQMIKYLKTIPPGAHIAIFTLTSQLRMLQEFTTDSSVLLAALNDPAVAGPHQSPLLQSQVEKDAYERLGAMVALAPSAPMQNLAKEAVNPALAVKQMLEETVVRITESRVQITLRAMQQLGRYLGSFPGRKNVIWISGSFPINFMADPSLPDPNAVVRGFQGEIQRTADLLTAAQVAVYPVGAAGLRVDALYQANAKEIGFYSTGGFVQDQVQGLHAGIDERAGNDLTMEEMAKDTGGQAFYNSNGINDVLTRITNNGMRYYEISYTSTNTKVDGSYRHISVELLKGKHKLSYRRGYYALDAAAVRQSELEAAPDPLLPLVGFAVPDVAQILYKLRVLPSSPQPAVDATPAGSNRDLKGPVTRYDVDFAVAPDDLKYDIGPDGTRHGDVEVKLVAYDSSGKPVNMVSGRKAMSLDPQTYATLQKVGLQIHEQIDVPSKGDFHLRTGIYDLKSSNAGTLGIKMKDVAASQQATK; encoded by the coding sequence ATGTCCCACCGATGTCTCGTTTGGTTTAGTTCCCTCCTCGTCATTCCTTTCGCTTATTCCCAAACTGCTGCGCCCAATGCGAGCCCTGCGCCCACGTTCGAATCCAAAGTGCGTGCCGTGCTGGTGGACGTGGTCGTAATTGGCGGGAAGGGGGAGCCAGTTCTCGGCTTGCACAAGCAGGACTTTCGGGTGACGGAAGACGGCAAGCCGCAGACCATTTCCTCGTTCGAGGAGCATACGGGCGTACCGCCGACTGAGGTCAAACTGCCCCCGATGCCGCCCGGGGTGTTTACAAACTTTCCTGCGCTGCTGAAGGCCGATACGGTGAATGTGCTGCTCGTGGACGCGCTGAACACGCAGACGCAAGACCAGTCCTTCAGTCGTTCGCAGATGATCAAGTACTTGAAGACGATTCCGCCGGGCGCACACATCGCGATTTTTACGTTGACGTCGCAACTGCGGATGCTTCAGGAATTCACGACCGATTCTTCGGTATTGTTGGCGGCGCTGAATGACCCTGCGGTCGCTGGTCCCCATCAGTCGCCGTTACTCCAGTCCCAAGTGGAAAAGGACGCTTACGAGCGGCTGGGAGCAATGGTCGCCCTCGCACCGAGCGCACCGATGCAGAACTTGGCCAAGGAGGCGGTCAACCCGGCGCTCGCAGTGAAGCAGATGCTGGAGGAAACCGTTGTGCGGATCACCGAGTCGCGGGTCCAGATCACGCTGCGAGCAATGCAGCAACTGGGCCGCTATCTCGGGAGCTTTCCGGGCCGCAAAAATGTGATCTGGATCTCCGGCTCGTTTCCCATCAACTTTATGGCGGATCCCAGTTTGCCGGATCCGAACGCCGTGGTACGGGGATTTCAAGGCGAAATTCAAAGGACGGCTGACCTTCTTACCGCGGCGCAGGTGGCAGTTTATCCGGTCGGGGCGGCAGGCCTGAGAGTGGACGCGCTCTACCAAGCCAACGCAAAAGAGATTGGGTTTTACAGCACGGGCGGGTTCGTTCAGGACCAGGTGCAAGGGCTGCATGCGGGAATTGACGAGCGGGCTGGCAACGATCTGACGATGGAGGAGATGGCCAAGGACACCGGAGGTCAGGCTTTCTACAACAGCAACGGGATTAACGATGTTCTGACCCGTATTACGAACAACGGTATGCGCTACTACGAGATCAGCTATACGTCGACCAACACGAAGGTGGACGGGAGTTACCGGCATATCTCCGTGGAGCTGCTCAAAGGAAAGCACAAGCTCTCTTATCGTCGCGGATACTACGCGCTGGATGCTGCGGCCGTTCGGCAATCGGAACTTGAGGCCGCACCCGATCCTTTGCTGCCCCTGGTGGGATTCGCCGTGCCTGATGTTGCGCAGATCCTCTATAAGCTGCGCGTGTTGCCGTCGAGCCCGCAACCGGCAGTTGATGCTACCCCTGCGGGGAGCAACCGCGACTTGAAAGGGCCAGTGACACGCTACGACGTTGACTTTGCCGTCGCGCCGGATGACCTCAAGTACGACATTGGTCCGGACGGTACTCGGCACGGCGACGTCGAAGTGAAACTTGTCGCATATGATTCCAGCGGGAAGCCCGTGAACATGGTGAGTGGGAGGAAGGCGATGTCCCTGGATCCGCAAACGTACGCTACTTTGCAGAAGGTGGGGCTTCAGATCCACGAACAGATCGATGTTCCGAGCAAGGGCGATTTTCACCTTCGCACAGGCATTTACGATTTGAAGTCGAGCAACGCCGGAACCCTCGGAATCAAAATGAAAGATGTGGCCGCGTCGCAGCAAGCGACGAAGTAG
- a CDS encoding aromatic ring-hydroxylating oxygenase subunit alpha, giving the protein MSTAYTNIRPALDASEAMTLPQQYYTDPAHFQREMEAIHFDMWLCAGRTNQIPNAGDYFTRRVANASVIIVRDEQGGIRAFHNVCRHRGTQLCKQESGSFSGSIQCGYHAWTYKLDGGLLRAPHMEKVEGFCEADYPLNHVAAEVWDGHIFINLSAHPIPFSEHLAGLDQKFRPWRMEELQMVERRVYHLKANWKLVIQNYSECLHCPIVHPLLQKQSHYMSGDNEPPQPTYLGGRMDLRDGVKSLTMDGNSIRCALPGLSSADERHVYYYCLLPNFFLNLHPDYMLTFTMWPKAADQTEIVCEWHFHPDEIAKPGFNPNDAIEFWDITNKQDWELSDLAQAGISSKGYQPGPYSNREELLLALDRFVLERTQGRK; this is encoded by the coding sequence ATGTCCACGGCATATACCAACATCAGACCGGCGCTTGACGCTTCGGAAGCGATGACGCTGCCGCAGCAGTATTACACCGATCCGGCACATTTTCAGCGCGAGATGGAGGCCATTCACTTCGACATGTGGTTGTGCGCCGGACGCACCAACCAGATTCCGAATGCCGGCGACTACTTCACGCGCCGCGTGGCCAATGCCAGCGTGATCATTGTGCGCGACGAACAGGGCGGCATTCGCGCCTTCCACAACGTCTGCCGGCATCGTGGTACCCAGCTGTGTAAACAGGAGTCAGGCAGCTTCAGCGGGAGCATCCAGTGCGGCTACCATGCCTGGACTTACAAGCTGGATGGCGGGCTGCTGCGCGCCCCACACATGGAAAAAGTTGAGGGCTTCTGCGAGGCCGATTATCCGCTCAACCACGTGGCTGCGGAGGTTTGGGATGGGCATATCTTCATCAATCTCTCGGCGCATCCGATACCGTTCTCGGAGCACCTGGCCGGGCTCGACCAGAAGTTTCGTCCGTGGCGGATGGAAGAATTGCAGATGGTGGAGCGGCGCGTCTATCACCTGAAGGCCAATTGGAAGCTGGTCATCCAGAACTACTCGGAATGCCTGCACTGCCCGATTGTTCATCCGCTGTTGCAGAAGCAGTCGCATTACATGAGTGGCGATAACGAACCGCCGCAACCTACCTACCTGGGCGGACGCATGGACCTCCGCGATGGCGTCAAGAGCTTAACGATGGATGGCAATTCCATCCGCTGTGCGCTGCCGGGTTTGAGCAGCGCTGACGAGCGGCATGTCTATTACTACTGCCTGCTGCCGAACTTCTTTTTGAACCTGCATCCGGATTACATGCTGACCTTCACCATGTGGCCGAAGGCCGCGGACCAGACGGAGATCGTCTGCGAATGGCATTTCCACCCGGATGAGATTGCCAAGCCGGGTTTCAACCCCAACGATGCGATTGAATTCTGGGACATCACCAACAAGCAGGACTGGGAACTCTCCGACCTGGCACAGGCAGGCATCTCATCTAAGGGCTATCAGCCTGGACCGTATTCCAACCGTGAAGAATTGCTGCTGGCGCTGGACCGCTTTGTGCTGGAACGGACTCAGGGAAGGAAATGA